The Schistocerca nitens isolate TAMUIC-IGC-003100 chromosome 2, iqSchNite1.1, whole genome shotgun sequence nucleotide sequence ttgcaattgcccctcgacgagcaatcacaacagtattttgtcataaacacgtcgttggggttgttccgttttctgcgtttgccttttggttgtgcgtcagctccagctgtttttcggcgttttttgtcacaacttctggctaatgtgccatcgtgttgcaactatttagacgatattgttgtgtccggtcggacgcctgctgaacatttccgtaatttggagtgtttgtttacagtgttgtctcaggcaggcctacgttgcaacatcgataaatgttcatttttccttacggagttggagtatctgggacatgttattaatgctcaaggcattcatccctcccagtcacatttagcagctattcgtgatttgcccgcccctcgcaatctgcatgaattgcaagcagttcttggcaaattgacatattatattaggtttatacctaatgcatcacagattgctgcaccgttgcatcgtctccgccgtaagaatgttccgtttgtgtggtcagctgattgccaatcagcctttcagcagctaaaagaggctttattgaatgatcgttgtctggtccattacgaccctaacaagcctctggtgttagcttgtgatgcctcttctttcggcctcggtgctgtgttgtctcaccgagtcggtaacaccgaacgtcctattgcgttcgcctctaaattgctaaacaaagctcagtgtaattatagccaattggacaaggaagcgttggctattgtgttcggtgtcacaaaattccatcactacctctatggtagaccattctatttagtaacagatcacaagcccctgacgtcactgtttcatccgtctaaaccagttcctcagcggacggctcagagactacaacgttgggctcttttgttatcacaataccagtatgagatactgtatcgccctacagctcagcatgcaaacgctgacgcgctttctagattgccgattgctgcggatgatgtcttcgattcctctgacgactattgccatcagattgacgccgatgagcatcaatccctccgggattttccgattgattatcgtcaggtggcacgtgagacagctacggatcctcatctgagtttactattacgttttgttcaacgtggttggccgtccaaggcaaaggacatatcggatcctgtggttcgtcgctattatccgcaacgtcatctgttgtctgtttcgcacggagttttgctgttacgcaccgagaatgaccagcttcgtgtagtggttccccaagtgctccaatccaaggtcctcgacttgttgcatcaaggtcattggggagtggtccgcaccaagcagcttgcccgccgtcattgtacatggatcggcattgataagcagattacgcagatgtctacagattgttcgacgtgtgccgaacaccaagctgctccgcctcaacgctattttgagtgggcacgccctgccggtccctggcagcgagtacatattgatttcgctggtccatattggcattctcgttggctcatcgtgatagatgcatttagtaattttccgtttgttgtgcccatgcagtctacaacgtctgcacaaactatacaggcgttgacttcaattttttgtattgagggtcttccagaagttttagtgtctgacaatggtccacaatttacctctgctgaatttgaaggtttttgttctgccaatggcattcgccatgttcttactccgccgttccaccctcaatcgaatggtgcagcggagcgttttgtacgcacattcaaggatcatatggaccgccttcgtgctacgcactctcgtcagcaggccctcatcacgttcctgtcgtcgtaccggaccacgccacgcgacggcccttcgcctgcggagcttctccacggccgtcgtcatcgcaccctacttcTGAGcttcgcacgcgttttcagcgcaacgacgccgtttttttcagagtttatcacggtcgccgtcgttgggaacgtggtaccgtgataagtgtccagggtcgcgttttttatactgttcaaggtgctactggggtgcacaggaggcatcagaaccagttgcgccgcgctggccgcccggattctgccgctcgttctttgtccacagatttggtccgcggcgggttccagccgcgccttccgacttcgctgccgcccccagggcagcagcagcagccgtcgccgctaccacgccgacagcccgtcccgttgatgcctcccgcgcagcttcatgcgggagcgccccgggtggtcgctccggcgcctgcggtccctcttcagtcgccaccgccttcggagctgatggacgtcgacccctcagccgggccgccttcccaagcggtggctgtgcagcctgtactgcagccgctttccttgggcacccccaaggagtctgacaccgcagcgccttgtccggcgcccactcagcagccgtcgacgcagcgtcaggagacgctgcctctcttcgtgggtcccgacgccccgtcgcgtccagtaccagaagctgcgcccgtggtcacaggcgtgcaccctgacctcggttttcagtcgatgtttcccgaggccccgcgcagccaatgctggggtgcggaccggggactgccaccgacaacagtctccgccccggtctcttctgctacgtctgcggccagacccctcccccgccgtcgacgctcgccacgtcattattcaacgacggtgcggcgatttgggggggaggagtgttatatcctagccagtaatgccaaccgagcccgctgccaaaaaggttggcagcatcaaagtccggacgccgtccacataagcagcgccagcgatacaggaaatcgccgcaagtctgcgcgcgccaccgctggcttctggcttcttaagcgctggagtcgcgagcgctaggacagttctggattcgccgctcagttgaagactcgccaccgaattgtgtacctgctagtcagttgtgtgttcatcgcagcagagttgttgtttgtcgtcagccgacgctgaccaagccgctccgactcgaactagacagatttctgtagaccatgttcaccactgtgttctgtatcgtcgttaataaagataagtaccgactttcatttaatccgagtgtttggggtttcatcattctgttcactgttccagcggaccggtcggcccgctattaaaagtgtggcggtgacttcgtaagccgtttctacagcgaattgtttgtcgctacgaaggccgtcacaaaactttcAATCACACAGTGTACATTGACTGACCCAAGACGTGAAGCACTGAGAATGGTAGGAAGGTACAAACTGACAGTTCACGGATTGACAGGGTATGCgatgttattccagtgattacaatatcgaatgAAATCGGCAAAGAACTCAGCAATATGATCCTACCTACCATCATGCGGTTGCTGTCCCTCTGGCCTGCATGCACGCGCTGGTTCAgttgggaaaggtgtcataaagccgttgtatctctgCTGCTGAGGCAAGCTCGCCCACACCTGTTGTAACTAGTTCTTGAGATCCTGTATACTGGCACAGGGACAGAGATTACGTCCGAGGTGATGCCACAGATGTAACAGTGACAGATCTGGGACtctttctggccagatgagtaccTGAACATCACGTGGACAAATCAAGGCGACACCAGCAAGGCTCTACTGAAAAAACCACCACGATGGACATGATGACGCAAGATGTCCCTGACGtggcgtcagagttccctcaatcgctACCGGCCGTGGCTCTCCACAActtgacaccaggagtaacaccgctgtgactTTCAAACACATTTCAAGACtgagacctctccccaggtcaccgcCATACTAGCCGACCATGGTCACCTAGCCCGCTAAACACAATGCCAGACCATTCATGGGTAATCCACGCTTTCCGACCATAGCACCGTTACAAACTCAGCAATTTGCGCTGTGGTTTTAACGACAGTTTTTGCACGTCACGATCGTGTCACATAGAGTGCTGGTGCACTCCAAACATTGGTGCCGGAAGACAGAGTAAGTTACAGGGAGACCACTACATGTTTTTGGGTGGCAGGCGTAGTTTTGAAGGGGTTCCAGTGTGGCTGGTGCCCAATACGACAGTCATCCCTTTCACTGATCAGACGTGGTCGACAGAAACTTTGACTATTATACCTGCCCTGGCGTCCCCATGATGTCCAAAACGGAACCACTGTGACATCgaaattctttttcttctttcatcatggTCTAGGTCATAGACTTGTTGTGTCTTCTAAGTACCAGCCATACTTTTCTTGGTGTTCCTACTGATCGTGTacctaaagttttaaattttaaagGTTGTTTGGTAGTCTCGAATCTGGCATTCTTTGTGTACCAAATATCCAAAGCTCTGCTCCTATGTCTCGTTTCGTAGTTTACTTAATCTTCTACCACCCTTAACtcctcttagaaatttcatttctgccgcTTGGTTTCTACtttctgccttttcagtagttgtccaGGTTTCGCTTCCAAAAGCAATGTGGGGTGGCTATTACtttataaaactttatttttgtgtcttttctcgCTTTATTTCTCCATGTTCTCTTGATTGTTTCTTATACAATTCGATATTGCTAGAGTTTGTTTTCAGTATCGATTTCACTCTGGTAGCTCATAATATTTCCAAGGTAACTCAAGTGACTAACTTGTACAGTGCGTGTGTTTCTTATTACGCTCTCAGTTCTCGGCAGTTTTGTCCCTTTGGAAGTCACCGTTTTTTATTGCGgaattcatatttttatattgtattcttCAGAAATCTAGTTCAGTCTATAGATGGACCTcgtattaaaaaatattttatgttgtaATCTCAATCCCGGGTCACTTTGTTGTTTCCATGTTTCAATCGTATCATCAATGCATATACTGAAAAGTATGGGTGATAAGCTACACTCTTGTCAAACCCCTTCGTTTATTGCTATCTTCTGATACCGCATGGTGAGTCTTTATTCAAACTTTTGTACGTTTACATAGGATTTCTATCAACTTGATTAGCTACGGACGATATCCATGCCTGTTCCATAATATCTTCCCGTCTACATGGTCGAAGTGGGCTCTCTCTAATCCTATAAAGGCGATGTATGTTTCTCTATTGAACTCTCTTTGTTCTTCTAAGATTTATTTAAGTATGAAAACATTATCAGTGCAGGATCTTGCTTTTCTGAAACCATTTTGTTATTCAGATAATAAATTTCGGCGATAATTTGTACACCTTGATTTATTACTCGGCGTAAATCTTATAAGCTGCGTCCGCTAATGCTATTCCATgaaaattgttgcattcatttacTTATCCTTTTTTAAAGACATGTGAAGCTCTCCATAGTTTTGGGATTTGATGTCTTTGCCAACACATATTACGTAAATCAAGAAGTTTAAGTTTTAATAATAATCCCCAGTATTTAAGTAAGTGGCATTTATGCCGTTGGAGCCTGCTGCTTTCCGGTTTCATTACTTTTTTAAGGGTCGTGTTTATTTCTTGGATCGTTTTGAGATAGGCGTCATATGGTTCATCCGTTGTAAGGGGTCTTCCCCTACAGCTAGGTGTTTATTGCACCAGAGCTGTTCATAATGTGCAATCCATTTTTATTCTGATTCATATTTAACTTtgtctttttttctgtttaatttcaACGCTTCATCCTGTAAGATACAGACTGCCTTCCATGGCTGTCATGTTCAACTCTGCTCACAAATTTACTCCAGGATTCTTTTTTCGGTTTCTTGACAGtgatttttactttatttcttttatctttatatTCTTATTTCGCAGATTGTCTTTTCGTCTGTGATATATGTGACACGGTCGTTTTCTTTCCTAGACTGATTTTGCTATGTCTTCGCTCCATATTCTGAGTTCCTTCTTCTTTTCTGATTCTCTTTTCCTACTGACTCATTTGCGGTCTGTTCAAtacactgtttttaatatttacttATTCGATTTCCAAACTTGTGTCTGTCTGAATTGGACAAATATTTGCTGTAGATGTTTTATGCTCTCATCCTGTAATACGTATACCGCAAAACCTTCTCCCTTCTTGTctcaactctgtttttttttttccatccagAGAGCATAGCTATTTTTGCCACTGGTATGTAGAGATCCTATGAAATGTCGCAACCTCTGAAAACACAAACACCCTGAACTTGCATTCATATATTAATGTTGGCCATCGCATAATCTGTTGCTGATGTGTGTCCTCGCCCTCTAAAGAAAAATAGTACTTCTCAGTCCATTACTTGAGGAAAAATATATAAGAGATAGTCCATTATCATTTGTTTGAATACTGAATAACTGGACCAGACGGCCAAAAGCATAACGctatctcacacgagtacgcagcttctccatgtccttcacagtgatcagtcaacatcCGTCACTATTCACTCCCTTTTTTAAATACTACAAGGcgtggtaacaatactaaacaccaACACTGTACCCTGGCTGCCGTTTTATGagtcacagagaattgcatctcCAGATATTTACAAACTTGCCGTTGGTGTGTAAGTGTGCGAAGTTACATTGATACCCGACCATGTCCTCTGGTTGCTTCACCTTTTACGTCAGGCAGTGTATCTTGCATTTTGTAATCTCGTATACACTACTGGGAAAAAATGCACTACCCTCAAGCACAACGACACTTTATTGACAGGTGATGTAGCAGGTCTTTCATCACTATAAGACTATATGAACAGAAATTCAGATCTAATGAAACACGAAAGTCACAGTAAAGTGCGTCCAGGAAgtcgtataaatacactcctggaaatggaaaaaagaacacattgacaccggtgtgtcagacccaccatacttgctccggacactgcgagagggctgtacaagcaatgatcacacgcacggcacagcggacacaccaggaaccgcggtgttggccgtcgaatggcgctagctgcgcagcatttgtgcaccgccgccgtcagtgtcagccagtttgccgtggcatacggagctccgtcgcagtctttaacactggtagcatgccgcgacagcgtggacgtgaaccgtacgtgcagttgacggaccttgagcgagggcgtatagtgggcatgcgggaggccgggtggacgtaccgccgaattgctcaacacgtggggcgtgaggtctccacagtacatcgatgttgtcgccagtggtcggcggaaggtgcacgtgcccgtcgacctgggaccggaccgcagcgacgcacggatgcacgccaagaccgtaggatcctacgcagtgctgtaggggaccgcaccgccacttcccagcaaattagggacactgttgctcctggggtatcggcgaggaccattcgcaaccgtctccatgaagctgggctacggtcccgcacacctttaggccgtcttccgctcacgccccaacatcgtgcagcccgcctccagtggtgtcgcgacaggcgtgaatggagggacgaatggagaagtgtcgtcttcagcgatgagagtcgcttctgccttggtgccaatgatggtcgtatgcgtgtttggcgccgtgcaggtgagcgccacaatcaggactgcatacgaccgaggcacacagggccaacacccggcatcatggtgtggggagcgatctcctacactggccgtacaccactggtgatcgtcgaggtgacactgaatagtgcacggtacatccaaaccgtcatcgaacccatcgttctaccattcctagaccggcaagggaacttgctgttccaacaggacaatgcacgtccacatgtatccagtgccacccaacgtgctctagaaggtgtacgtcaactaccctggccagcaagatctccggatctgtcgcccattgagcatgtttgggactggatgaagcgtcgtctcacgcggtctgcacgtccagcacgaacgctggtccaactgaggcgccaggtggaaatggcatggcaagccgttccacaggactacatccagcatctctacgatcgtctccatgggagaatagcagcctgcattgctgcgaaaggtggatatacactgtactagtgccgacattgtgcatgctctgttgcctgtgtctatgtgcctgtggttctgtcagtgtgatcatgtgatgtatctgaccccaggaatgtgtcaataaagtttccccttcctgggacaatgaattcatggtgttcttatttcaatttccaggagtgtacatggtgtATCAATCCTATTCTCACATGCATACTATCAGAAAGGAGCCGAATGACATCAGCCTATAAGTTCTCCCAAGAATTTTGCTCCTTTTGCTGCAAATCGATAATGAACCGAGCAGGCCAGGGCCGGCAGTTTATACCGCGAAGAGCACGTTACGTGACAGCAGCCGTATACGGATTTGTACTTTCCTACTGAAAAGGACACCACCTTACTAACGAAGATATGGCAGTAGCACGGAGACAACATCTTGTGCAATTCTGCGGGCGCTAGTTACTCTGTATTAACACAAAATAATGACCCAAGTTACAACTCATGGCGCAAACACAATGAAGTCTTGGATGGGACCTCCGTGTTGTGGGCGAAAGCGCTCTGGAATAGACAGCTCACCAGGCCAATGCCAGACACGTGAACGAACATCACTGGCATACAGATAGAAACCGTTCTCATCACTGACGACAGCAaagcgccattccactctccagtcgactCTTCCACGACATCAGAGTAGCCGTGCTTGGTGGCGTGATGTGTCAGTGGCAGCCTGcccagaggcacacgtgatcttagTCCTGCTAGAAACACAAGTTTCACAACTATCCCTGATGACAGCAGGTGCAACATGTGGCCTGATATCAT carries:
- the LOC126237547 gene encoding proline-rich protein 2-like, coding for MSEQLVDRRHILSKWTNPDAAYLLNLGASLPNHPNGYEVQVWNYMTLNDAYLVRGGFQPRLPTSLPPPGQQQQPSPLPRRQPVPLMPPAQLHAGAPRVVAPAPAVPLQSPPPSELMDVDPSAGPPSQAVAVQPVLQPLSLGTPKESDTAAPCPAPTQQPSTQRQETLPLFVGPDAPSRPVPEAAPVVTGVHPDLGFQSMFPEAPRSQCWGADRGLPPTTVSAPVSSATRCHTGELIYNAHPATSAMQRPQQPVADQTATRLSAP